The following proteins are encoded in a genomic region of Actinomadura sp. NAK00032:
- a CDS encoding SHOCT domain-containing protein, whose protein sequence is MMTTLAAQAAQVAAMHPGGWQDGDAPAFWPVFPITFGLFWLAVLGTVFYLIRRRTGGGGGGAAAAAPDPLAKARSVLAERFARGEIDEDEYLRRTSALNSD, encoded by the coding sequence ATGATGACGACACTGGCGGCGCAGGCGGCGCAGGTCGCGGCGATGCACCCGGGCGGCTGGCAGGACGGGGACGCGCCCGCCTTCTGGCCGGTCTTCCCGATCACGTTCGGGCTGTTCTGGCTGGCCGTGCTGGGGACCGTGTTCTACCTGATCCGCCGCCGCACCGGCGGCGGGGGCGGGGGCGCGGCGGCCGCGGCGCCCGACCCGCTCGCCAAGGCGCGCTCGGTCCTCGCCGAGCGGTTCGCCCGCGGCGAGATCGACGAGGACGAGTACCTCCGCCGCACGTCCGCGCTCAACTCCGACTGA
- a CDS encoding DUF485 domain-containing protein, with protein MAEYERFQLLRRRFRRAAAVVAAAFLGWYFVFVGLSAFARDFMARPVAGHVNVALLLGLLQFASTFALAFGYAAYARRRLDPLAGELR; from the coding sequence GTGGCGGAGTACGAACGGTTCCAGCTGCTCAGGAGGCGGTTCCGGCGGGCGGCGGCGGTGGTGGCCGCCGCGTTCCTCGGGTGGTACTTCGTCTTTGTCGGGTTGTCCGCGTTCGCCCGGGACTTCATGGCGCGGCCGGTCGCCGGGCACGTCAACGTCGCGCTGCTGCTCGGCCTGCTGCAGTTCGCCTCGACGTTCGCGCTCGCCTTCGGGTACGCCGCCTACGCGCGGCGCCGGCTGGACCCGCTGGCCGGTGAGCTGCGGTGA
- a CDS encoding MarR family winged helix-turn-helix transcriptional regulator, with product MATETPATGRPAEPDALVPPESPDASLNGAPDERPADPVLADVAMALFHLRRVWAKPDLMRRIRAQTSACADGRPLQLSNLMVVNAVAALTAAAQPECTGGRPGEVTVGAVAERLEIDPSTASRLVGHAIDAGLVSRRPSPVDARRANLGLTEAGLRVKRVADRSRRAYLDALMTGWTAGERAEFARLLTRFADAAGRAPEYSDGIGRIFEEAAAD from the coding sequence ATGGCGACGGAGACCCCCGCCACGGGACGGCCCGCCGAGCCGGACGCGCTGGTGCCGCCCGAGTCGCCGGACGCATCGCTCAACGGGGCACCGGACGAGCGGCCCGCGGACCCCGTGCTCGCCGACGTCGCGATGGCGCTGTTCCATCTGCGCCGCGTGTGGGCCAAACCCGACCTCATGCGGCGGATCCGCGCCCAGACGTCCGCCTGCGCGGACGGACGGCCGCTGCAGTTGTCCAACCTCATGGTGGTGAACGCCGTCGCCGCCCTCACCGCCGCCGCGCAACCGGAGTGCACCGGGGGCCGGCCCGGCGAGGTGACGGTCGGCGCCGTCGCGGAACGGCTGGAGATCGACCCGTCCACCGCGAGCCGGCTGGTCGGGCACGCCATCGACGCCGGACTGGTGTCGCGGCGCCCGTCCCCCGTCGACGCGCGCCGCGCCAACCTCGGGCTGACCGAGGCCGGGCTGCGCGTCAAGCGGGTCGCCGACCGGTCCCGCCGCGCCTACCTGGACGCCCTGATGACGGGCTGGACGGCGGGCGAGCGGGCCGAGTTCGCCCGGCTGCTCACCCGCTTCGCCGACGCCGCCGGCCGGGCGCCGGAGTACTCCGACGGCATCGGCCGGATCTTCGAGGAGGCCGCCGCCGACTGA
- a CDS encoding TerD family protein produces the protein MRKGANAELASLTEAAGPVTVALRWSDPAGGTAAGGGEADVAALLLGASGKVRDDADFVFYNQPATPDGSVQLLGKTPTGGGSEDRIMLDLASLPADVERVAVTASRYAGATFGDLDDLGLTLYDSSGAALLGFDITDAAEETAFVFGELYRRGGGWKFRAVGQGYATGLAGLAGDFGIAVDDREDEERPVQPAERAEEAPAAESREEAPTAEPEAAAPVPERVPDARSAPRRRVRTAKKRSTLPKAAKVDLADHPSWQRARLFSVAGLRSEHEREVRATSTLLAVMTEVPEFGRRLTARFGAPAGTLQTFVETPFKHGDTKVRPDGVVRVARAGRIWTALIETKTGGSPLKAEQVEAYLEVAARNGYEAVITLSNDLALDDEHPLTVDKRRLRKTALRHLSWAEVAHEAHMLCHHHGVAGSVHAWMLGELLHYLRHDGAGCQGFRDMGPSWVPLRDAIAAGTLRPGDRHAERVAESWERLVRQLCLRLGGETGLNVAPVARRRRSGAATRRAAIAASLVESGRMDAELRIPDAGGPVRVEADLRTGRIETSMEIPAAVRARALTRVQWLLRQLSDAPPELRVEALPDGRGEGPCDLLKNLRSEPGLLVPGSGDLTAFRLTLPTGMGTRRGTDETGFVRSVDAAVDRFHSEVLSVVRIEAE, from the coding sequence CTACAACCAGCCGGCCACCCCGGACGGCTCGGTCCAGCTGCTGGGCAAGACGCCCACCGGCGGCGGCAGCGAGGACCGCATCATGCTCGACCTCGCGTCCCTTCCGGCGGACGTGGAGCGCGTCGCCGTGACGGCGAGCCGGTATGCCGGGGCCACGTTCGGCGACCTGGACGACCTCGGCCTCACGCTCTACGACAGCTCCGGCGCCGCGCTGCTCGGATTCGACATCACCGACGCCGCCGAGGAGACCGCCTTCGTCTTCGGCGAGCTGTACCGGCGGGGCGGCGGCTGGAAGTTCCGGGCGGTCGGCCAGGGCTACGCGACCGGTCTCGCGGGTCTCGCCGGCGACTTCGGCATCGCCGTGGACGACCGCGAGGACGAGGAGCGTCCCGTGCAGCCCGCCGAGCGCGCGGAGGAGGCGCCCGCCGCCGAGAGCCGCGAGGAGGCGCCGACCGCCGAGCCGGAGGCCGCGGCGCCGGTGCCCGAGCGCGTGCCGGACGCCCGGAGCGCCCCGCGGCGGCGCGTCCGGACGGCGAAGAAGCGCAGCACGCTGCCGAAGGCGGCCAAGGTGGACCTCGCCGACCATCCGTCCTGGCAGCGGGCACGCCTGTTCTCGGTCGCGGGCCTGCGCAGCGAGCACGAGCGCGAGGTCCGGGCCACCTCGACGCTGCTGGCGGTGATGACGGAGGTGCCGGAGTTCGGGCGGCGGCTCACCGCCCGGTTCGGCGCCCCCGCGGGCACCCTGCAGACGTTCGTCGAGACGCCGTTCAAGCACGGTGACACCAAGGTCCGTCCGGACGGGGTGGTCCGGGTGGCGCGGGCGGGCCGCATCTGGACGGCCCTGATCGAGACGAAGACCGGCGGCAGCCCGCTCAAGGCCGAGCAGGTCGAGGCCTACCTGGAGGTCGCGGCGCGCAACGGCTACGAGGCGGTCATCACGCTGTCGAACGACCTGGCGCTCGACGACGAGCATCCCCTCACGGTCGACAAGCGGCGGCTGCGCAAGACCGCGCTGCGGCACCTGTCCTGGGCCGAGGTCGCGCACGAGGCGCACATGCTCTGCCACCACCACGGGGTCGCCGGCTCCGTCCACGCGTGGATGCTCGGCGAGCTGCTGCACTACCTGCGCCATGACGGCGCGGGATGCCAGGGCTTCCGGGACATGGGGCCGTCGTGGGTGCCGCTGCGCGACGCGATCGCGGCGGGCACGCTGCGGCCCGGCGACCGGCACGCGGAGCGGGTGGCCGAGAGCTGGGAGCGGCTCGTCCGGCAGCTGTGCCTGCGGCTCGGCGGGGAGACCGGGCTGAACGTGGCGCCGGTGGCGCGCCGCAGGCGGTCCGGCGCGGCCACCCGGCGGGCGGCGATCGCGGCGTCCCTGGTCGAGTCCGGCCGGATGGACGCCGAGCTGCGGATCCCGGACGCGGGCGGGCCGGTCCGCGTCGAGGCCGACCTGCGGACCGGGCGGATCGAGACGAGCATGGAGATCCCGGCGGCCGTCCGGGCGCGCGCGCTCACCCGCGTGCAGTGGCTGCTGCGGCAGCTGTCGGACGCGCCGCCGGAGCTGCGGGTGGAGGCGCTGCCGGACGGGCGCGGCGAGGGGCCGTGCGACCTGCTCAAGAACCTGCGGAGCGAACCCGGCCTGCTCGTGCCCGGCTCGGGTGATCTGACCGCGTTCCGGCTGACCCTGCCGACCGGCATGGGCACCAGGCGGGGGACGGACGAGACGGGCTTCGTGCGGAGCGTCGACGCCGCCGTGGACCGGTTCCACAGCGAGGTGCTCAGCGTCGTGAGAATCGAGGCGGAGTAG
- a CDS encoding cation acetate symporter — MTGRALTFGLFVTFVLITLGITLWARARTRGADDFYAGGRTFSSAQNGIALAGDYMSAASFLGVAGIIALNGYDGFLFSVGFMVAWLLALLLAEMLRNAGRFTMGDVLARRVRRQAPVRRAAAVSTVTVSVFYLLAQMVGAGALVSLLLGIHRGERFLGMDAGTAKTVTIVAVGALMIFYVACGGMKATTWVQIIKSALLLAGAVVLTVLVLGRFGFDPGALLGSAADASGRGAEFLRPGLRFGREVPGDAYQTIINKLDFISLALALVLGTAGLPHILGRFFTVPDGRAARRSVTWAIGLVGAFHLMTPALGFGAAALVGREAIVAQDPSGNTAAPQLAQAVGEHVGGRAGGEVLLAFIGAVAFATILAVVSGLVLASSTSLAHDYFGQVLMLGRPRESQEVAVARFAALLVGALAIVLAVAARNLNVAFLVALAFAIAAAANVPVIVLSLFWRRFNAAGVVAGIYGGLTASLVLVVLSPVVSGKTDPATGESLSLLPAGIDFHLFPLENPGLVSIPIGFACAVAGTLLGRDEADAERYDDLTVRALTGAGAH, encoded by the coding sequence GTGACCGGACGGGCGCTGACGTTCGGGCTGTTCGTCACGTTCGTCCTGATCACCCTCGGCATCACGCTGTGGGCGCGGGCGCGGACCCGGGGCGCCGACGACTTCTACGCGGGCGGCCGGACGTTCTCGAGCGCGCAGAACGGGATCGCGCTCGCCGGCGACTACATGTCGGCGGCGTCCTTCCTCGGCGTCGCCGGGATCATCGCGCTGAACGGCTACGACGGCTTCCTGTTCTCCGTCGGGTTCATGGTGGCGTGGCTGCTCGCGCTGCTGCTGGCCGAGATGCTGCGCAACGCGGGCCGGTTCACGATGGGGGACGTCCTGGCGCGGCGGGTGCGGCGGCAGGCGCCGGTGCGCCGGGCCGCGGCCGTGTCGACCGTGACCGTGTCGGTGTTCTACCTGCTCGCGCAGATGGTCGGCGCGGGGGCGCTGGTGTCGCTGCTGCTCGGCATCCACCGGGGCGAGCGGTTCCTCGGCATGGACGCCGGGACGGCGAAGACCGTCACGATCGTCGCGGTCGGGGCACTGATGATCTTCTATGTGGCGTGCGGCGGGATGAAGGCGACCACCTGGGTGCAGATCATCAAGTCCGCGCTGCTGCTGGCCGGGGCGGTCGTGCTGACCGTGCTCGTGCTCGGCAGGTTCGGGTTCGACCCCGGCGCGCTGCTCGGGTCGGCCGCCGACGCCAGCGGGCGCGGTGCGGAGTTCCTGCGGCCGGGGCTCCGGTTCGGGCGGGAGGTCCCCGGCGACGCGTACCAGACGATCATCAACAAGCTGGACTTCATCAGCCTCGCGCTGGCGCTGGTGCTCGGCACCGCCGGCCTGCCGCACATCCTCGGCCGGTTCTTCACCGTCCCGGACGGCCGCGCGGCCCGGCGGTCGGTGACCTGGGCGATCGGCCTCGTCGGCGCCTTCCACCTGATGACGCCGGCGCTCGGCTTCGGCGCGGCGGCCCTCGTCGGACGGGAGGCGATCGTCGCGCAGGACCCGTCCGGCAACACCGCCGCGCCGCAGCTCGCGCAGGCCGTGGGGGAGCACGTCGGCGGGCGGGCCGGCGGCGAGGTGCTGCTGGCGTTCATCGGCGCGGTCGCGTTCGCGACGATCCTCGCGGTCGTGTCGGGGCTGGTGCTGGCGTCGTCGACGTCGCTCGCGCACGACTACTTCGGCCAGGTGCTGATGCTCGGCCGGCCGCGCGAGTCGCAGGAGGTCGCGGTCGCGCGGTTCGCGGCGCTGCTGGTCGGCGCGCTGGCGATCGTCCTCGCGGTGGCGGCCCGGAACCTGAACGTGGCGTTCCTCGTCGCGCTGGCGTTCGCGATCGCGGCGGCGGCGAACGTCCCGGTGATCGTCCTGTCGCTGTTCTGGCGGCGGTTCAACGCGGCCGGGGTCGTCGCGGGCATCTACGGCGGCCTGACCGCCTCGCTGGTGCTGGTCGTCCTGTCGCCGGTCGTGTCCGGGAAGACCGACCCGGCGACGGGGGAGAGCCTGTCGCTGCTCCCGGCGGGCATCGACTTCCATCTGTTCCCGCTGGAGAACCCCGGCCTGGTCTCGATCCCGATCGGGTTCGCGTGCGCGGTCGCCGGGACCCTGCTCGGGCGGGACGAGGCCGACGCCGAACGCTACGACGACCTGACGGTCCGGGCGCTCACGGGAGCGGGCGCGCACTGA
- a CDS encoding S8 family serine peptidase produces the protein MIRPALSPHRLGARATAALTVLTLGAAVAVPVAMVSGDERRAGQRAVRGAAAGAAAGSLVGAPTDTIRSREWHLKTLRTQKAWKYSKGRGVTVAVLDTGVDGGHPDLSGRVISGPDLTGGVRNPGSRYWGLHGTSMASIIAGHGHGPGLDQGMMGVAPLSQILSVRVTLENDDPLRRDNGSQSGTGEHDAVAQGIRYAVDHGAGIINMSLGGGRQFYNGTKSQENAIKYALSKGVVLIASAGNDGSGANRKNFPAAYPGVIAVGALDRRLRLWKDSNRRSHAAVCAPGVDIVSADASNGYVVGTGTSASSAMVAGIAALIRSRYPKLSPAEVRRALIQGSPARAGHPTGSPTCRGTVDAVRALVAAHKINKTSSGPVETPPPAAPAPAPVAESPARDAGVLLPLVLGGGGLLVAVGLVLGWRQRRRPEEDAEETDAVPDYGLPSAPAAQREPAPVPAAAPVSAGPAAADPAFAPVNVPLWQNTEAYQGPPLAPEIPPRLGMSWDEPEDDHRDGDVPPGPGPGPGTVPGPGLGGVPLPPPIEPKQPPIMRHEMRPFVPGEFTSNGVNGHDLLNGNGSGNGRHAEGRHVADRDGTDANRTDLNGADLNGADLNGADLNGADLNGAGLDGAGLDDQTLDDADWEEFRRGALGPLAAHEPEAPAPPAAVSPEPPGDVLPPPVHPLDEEPADGGAFGPPAAPEDDLPHGRRSRHARPAEDEDYRPPWW, from the coding sequence TTGATCCGACCGGCCCTGTCCCCGCACCGGCTCGGCGCCCGGGCGACCGCGGCCCTCACCGTCCTCACCCTCGGCGCGGCCGTGGCCGTGCCGGTGGCGATGGTCTCCGGCGACGAGCGGCGGGCCGGGCAGCGCGCCGTCCGCGGCGCGGCCGCGGGAGCCGCCGCCGGGTCGCTCGTCGGCGCGCCGACCGACACGATCCGCTCCCGCGAGTGGCACCTGAAGACCCTGCGCACCCAGAAGGCGTGGAAGTACTCCAAGGGACGCGGCGTCACCGTCGCCGTCCTCGACACCGGCGTCGACGGCGGTCACCCCGACCTCAGCGGCCGCGTCATCAGCGGCCCCGACCTCACCGGCGGCGTCCGCAACCCCGGCAGCCGCTACTGGGGCCTGCACGGGACGTCGATGGCCAGCATCATCGCCGGCCACGGGCACGGCCCCGGGCTGGACCAGGGCATGATGGGCGTCGCGCCGCTCAGCCAGATCCTGTCCGTGCGCGTCACGCTGGAGAACGACGACCCGCTGCGGCGCGACAACGGGTCGCAGTCCGGCACCGGCGAGCACGACGCCGTCGCCCAGGGCATCCGCTACGCCGTCGACCACGGCGCCGGCATCATCAACATGTCGCTCGGCGGCGGGCGCCAGTTCTACAACGGCACCAAGTCCCAGGAGAACGCGATCAAGTACGCGCTCTCCAAGGGCGTCGTGCTGATCGCCTCCGCCGGCAACGACGGGTCCGGCGCCAACCGCAAGAACTTCCCCGCCGCCTACCCGGGCGTGATCGCCGTCGGCGCGCTCGACCGGCGGCTGCGCCTGTGGAAGGACAGCAACCGCCGCTCCCACGCCGCCGTGTGCGCGCCGGGCGTCGACATCGTCAGCGCCGACGCCAGCAACGGCTACGTCGTCGGGACGGGCACGAGCGCGTCGTCGGCGATGGTCGCCGGGATCGCCGCGCTCATCCGGTCCCGCTACCCGAAGCTGTCCCCGGCCGAGGTGAGGCGGGCGCTCATCCAGGGCTCCCCGGCCCGCGCCGGCCACCCGACCGGCTCGCCGACCTGCCGCGGGACGGTCGACGCGGTCCGTGCGCTGGTCGCCGCGCACAAGATCAACAAGACCTCCAGCGGGCCGGTGGAGACGCCGCCGCCCGCCGCGCCCGCCCCGGCCCCGGTCGCGGAGTCCCCGGCGCGGGACGCCGGCGTCCTGCTGCCGCTCGTGCTCGGCGGCGGCGGGCTGCTCGTCGCCGTCGGGCTCGTGCTCGGCTGGCGGCAGCGGCGCCGCCCGGAGGAGGACGCCGAGGAGACCGACGCCGTCCCCGACTACGGCCTGCCGTCCGCGCCCGCCGCGCAGCGCGAACCCGCCCCCGTCCCGGCCGCCGCGCCGGTCTCCGCCGGACCGGCCGCCGCCGACCCCGCGTTCGCGCCGGTCAACGTGCCGCTCTGGCAGAACACGGAGGCGTACCAGGGGCCGCCGCTGGCGCCGGAGATCCCGCCGCGGCTCGGCATGTCCTGGGACGAGCCCGAGGACGATCACCGGGACGGGGACGTGCCGCCCGGCCCCGGCCCCGGCCCCGGCACCGTTCCCGGGCCTGGCCTTGGCGGGGTGCCGCTTCCGCCGCCCATCGAACCGAAGCAGCCGCCGATCATGCGGCACGAGATGCGCCCGTTCGTGCCCGGCGAGTTCACGTCCAACGGCGTCAACGGGCACGACCTGCTGAACGGGAACGGCTCGGGCAACGGGCGGCATGCCGAAGGCCGCCACGTCGCCGATCGGGACGGCACCGATGCGAACCGAACAGATCTGAACGGCGCCGACCTGAACGGCGCCGACCTGAACGGCGCCGACCTGAACGGCGCCGACCTGAACGGCGCGGGCCTGGACGGTGCGGGTCTGGACGACCAGACCCTCGACGACGCCGACTGGGAGGAGTTCCGGCGCGGCGCCCTCGGCCCGCTGGCGGCGCACGAGCCGGAGGCGCCCGCTCCGCCCGCCGCGGTATCTCCGGAGCCGCCCGGCGACGTCCTCCCGCCGCCCGTACACCCCCTGGACGAGGAACCGGCGGACGGCGGCGCGTTCGGCCCGCCGGCGGCCCCCGAGGACGACCTCCCGCACGGACGGCGCTCCCGGCACGCCCGTCCCGCCGAGGACGAGGACTACCGGCCCCCCTGGTGGTGA
- a CDS encoding DUF3263 domain-containing protein → MDDGRPPRPLTDDAALDGVADDEEGGPDAAAFPTDRLSDRERRILAFERQWWKYAGAKEQAIRELFDMSATRYYQLLNILIDRPEALECDPMLVKRLRRMRSQRQRSRAARRLGIRP, encoded by the coding sequence ATGGACGATGGCCGGCCCCCGCGACCACTGACCGACGACGCCGCCCTCGACGGCGTCGCCGACGACGAGGAGGGCGGGCCGGACGCCGCCGCCTTCCCCACCGACCGCCTCTCCGACCGCGAACGGCGGATCCTCGCCTTCGAACGGCAGTGGTGGAAGTACGCCGGCGCCAAGGAGCAGGCCATCCGCGAGCTGTTCGACATGTCGGCGACGCGGTACTACCAGCTCCTGAACATCCTGATCGACCGGCCCGAGGCGCTCGAGTGCGACCCCATGCTCGTCAAGCGCCTGCGCCGGATGCGGTCGCAGCGGCAGCGCAGCCGCGCCGCGCGCCGACTCGGCATCCGGCCCTGA